A window of Acropora muricata isolate sample 2 chromosome 3, ASM3666990v1, whole genome shotgun sequence contains these coding sequences:
- the LOC136911683 gene encoding uncharacterized protein, which translates to MTFGKVQAFLLIQAALCLPLNSGDKNDYQIKKASKKSIELETAYVYRTNLPRRHHYSVIMGSSGKTVVGPLVPESGEEQIHRVQGFVLTPDTVKEGNPIEFAGTALNTHNRYRLFHHVQPLKWSDKLSSQANKIAYKMAKEFRNTNSKRFEVPDEETVGENVEKFLGEKFGCDSTAAMKATDKWYQQSRKYSYNYPHIQDDTSSFTQLVWKNSLYLGMGCALRKGLLANDVFVVALYSPPGNIGDGVSVNVVRPGVKEGSKTDVYSSVFRRSKVARASEDS; encoded by the exons ATGACATTCGGCAAAGTTCAAGCCTTCCTTCTGATTCAAGCTGCACTTTGTCTGCCTTTGAACTCAG GTGATAAAAATGATTATCAGATAAAAAAGGCATCGAAGAAGTCAATTGAGCTCGAAACTGCCTATGTGTACAGAACTAACCTGCCTCGACGACATCATTACTCTG TGATCATGGGCAGCAGTGGTAAAACCGTCGTTGGTCCATTGGTCCCTGAATCAGGGGAAGAGCAAATTCACAGAGTTCAGGGATTTGTGCTTACACCCGACACTGTTAAGGAAG GTAACCCCATAGAATTTGCTGGAACAGCTTTGAATACTCATAATCGCTATCGTCTCTTTCACCACGTGCAGCCGCTGAAATGGTCCGACAAACTGTCGTCGCAGGCAAATAAAATAGCTTATAAGATGGCGAAGGAATTTAGAAACACAAATTCCAAGAGGTTTGAGGTGCCAGACGAGGAAACGGTGggtgaaaatgttgaaaagttCCTAGGAGAGAAATTTGGTTGTGATTCTACTGCGGCCATGAAAGCCACGGATAAATGGTACCAG CAAAGCAGAAAATACAGTTACAATTATCCTCACATTCAAGACGATACAAGTTCCTTCACGCAGCTGGTGTGGAAAAACTCTCTCTATCTCGGCATGGGATGTGCACTGCGCAAGGGACTTCTTGCAAATGATGTATTTGTTGTAGCACTGTATAGTCCCCCCGGAAATATTGGAGATGGAGTATCGGTTAATGTGGTGAGGCCGGGAGTCAAGGAGGGGTCAAAGACGGACGTTTACTCAAGCGTGTTTAGAAGGAGCAAAGTAGCCAGGGCTAGCGAGGACAGTTAA
- the LOC136911684 gene encoding Golgi-associated plant pathogenesis-related protein 1-like — protein sequence MVLMLETVVLIATFLSYGHYTTAVPSRNDPEEAQPRALTKLLKSKFITFARNGFQEHNNFRSLHHVPPLKWSDELATQAQKLAYKMALKGTIQVPGLDLFGENRAKLTAVNFDCENAGEEAAKIWYNQGNNYSYADPRLNSNTDSFTQVVWKETRNIGMGCAQRKGTLSNEIFVVALYYPPGNIPRSLRQNVVSPSKNVNDVYSSIFRRRNQMYKVKP from the exons ATGGTCTTGATgctagaaactgtggtgttgaTAGCGACCTTTTTATCGTACGGACATT ATACAACTGCAGTACCCTCAAGAAACGATCCGGAGGAAGCGCAGCCGCGAGCACTTACCAAGCTTTTGAAAA GTAAATTCATTACATTTGCTCGCAATGGTTTTCAAGAACATAACAATTTTCGCTCTCTGCATCACGTTCCTCCTCTGAAATGGTCAGATGAGCTAGCGACGCAGGCTCAGAAACTTGCTTATAAAATGGCTCTCAAAGGAACTATCCAGGTTCCAGGCTTAGATTTGTTCGGCGAAAATCGCGCCAAGCTCACCGCAGTTAATTTTGACTGTGAGAACGCTGGTGAGGAGGCCGCCAAAATCTGGTACAATCAAGGAAACAACTATAGCTACGCGGATCCGCGGCTGAACAGCAATACGGACTCGTTTACACAAGTTGTGTGGAAAGAAACGCGCAATATTGGAATGGGCTGCGCGCAGAGAAAAGGCACTCTGAGCAACGAGATATTTGTCGTTGCGCTGTATTACCCCCCGGGGAATATTCCCCGCTCGCTGCGTCAAAATGTCGTTAGTCCGAGCAAAAACGTGAACGATGTTTATTCGTCGATCTTTAGACGGAGAAATCAGATGTATAAAGTCAAACCTTAG